In Streptococcus dysgalactiae subsp. dysgalactiae, the following are encoded in one genomic region:
- the folE gene encoding GTP cyclohydrolase I FolE, translating to MSINKEKAEAAIYQFLEAIGENPNREGLLDTPKRVAKMYAEMFAGLNKDPKEEFTAVFTEHHEDVVIVKDISFYSMCEHHLVPFYGKAHIAYLPSDGCVTGLSKLVRAVEVASKRPQLQERLTAQIADALVEALHPTGVLVLVEAEHMCMTMRGIKKPGSKTITTTARGLYKENRSERQEVMALMTKA from the coding sequence TTGTCTATTAATAAAGAAAAAGCAGAAGCAGCCATCTACCAATTTCTTGAAGCAATTGGAGAAAATCCAAATCGAGAAGGGCTTCTTGATACACCTAAACGAGTTGCAAAGATGTATGCTGAGATGTTTGCAGGTCTTAACAAAGACCCTAAGGAGGAATTTACAGCTGTTTTTACGGAACACCATGAGGATGTGGTTATCGTCAAAGACATTAGTTTTTATTCCATGTGTGAACATCATCTGGTGCCCTTTTATGGCAAAGCTCATATTGCTTACTTACCAAGTGATGGTTGTGTCACTGGCCTGAGTAAATTAGTGAGAGCGGTTGAGGTCGCAAGTAAACGTCCTCAGTTACAAGAGCGCTTAACCGCTCAAATTGCAGACGCTTTGGTTGAGGCTCTTCATCCAACAGGCGTTTTGGTCCTCGTTGAAGCAGAGCACATGTGCATGACAATGCGAGGCATCAAAAAGCCAGGAAGTAAAACCATCACGACTACGGCAAGAGGTCTGTACAAGGAAAATCGTTCTGAAAGACAAGAAGTTATGGCATTAATGACAAAAGCTTAG
- the folP gene encoding dihydropteroate synthase, protein MKIGKFVIDGNAAIMGILNVTPDSFSDGGSYTTVQKALQQVDQLIADGAKIIDVGGESTRPGYQFVSAADEIERVIPVIKAIKAKYDVLISIDTYKTETARAALEAGADILNDVWAGLYDGGMLALAAEYDVPIILMHNQKEEVYQDVTQDVCDFLSARAQAAIDIGVPKDNIWIDPGFGFAKSVQHNMELLKGLDCVCQLGYPVLFGISRKRVVDALLGGNTKAKERDGATAALSAYALGKGCQLVRVHDVKANQEIVAVLSQLM, encoded by the coding sequence ATGAAGATTGGGAAATTTGTGATTGACGGTAACGCTGCTATTATGGGAATTTTAAATGTGACTCCCGATTCCTTTTCCGATGGTGGTTCATACACGACAGTACAAAAAGCCTTACAACAGGTAGACCAGCTAATTGCTGATGGGGCCAAAATTATTGATGTTGGCGGTGAATCCACTCGACCAGGTTACCAATTTGTGAGCGCTGCTGATGAAATTGAGCGTGTCATTCCCGTGATTAAAGCCATTAAAGCAAAATATGATGTGTTAATCAGTATTGATACCTACAAAACAGAAACCGCAAGAGCAGCTTTAGAAGCTGGTGCTGATATTTTAAATGATGTCTGGGCAGGTTTATACGATGGGGGAATGCTTGCTTTAGCAGCGGAGTATGATGTGCCTATTATCTTGATGCATAACCAAAAAGAAGAAGTCTATCAAGATGTAACACAAGATGTTTGTGATTTTTTGAGTGCTAGAGCTCAGGCAGCTATAGATATTGGAGTACCAAAAGACAATATTTGGATTGATCCAGGATTTGGATTTGCCAAATCTGTTCAACACAATATGGAGTTATTAAAAGGATTGGATTGTGTCTGTCAGTTGGGTTATCCTGTCTTGTTTGGTATTTCGAGAAAGCGTGTTGTAGATGCATTGTTAGGCGGCAACACCAAAGCTAAAGAGCGAGATGGAGCGACAGCAGCCTTATCTGCTTACGCCCTTGGAAAAGGCTGTCAGCTTGTACGCGTACACGATGTCAAGGCTAATCAAGAAATTGTGGCTGTTTTGAGTCAGTTGATGTGA
- the folB gene encoding dihydroneopterin aldolase yields the protein MDKIILDGCRFYGYHGAFQEEQTLGQIFLVDLELAVDLQAASLSDELADTVHYGMVFESVRQLVEGETFTLIECLAGAICEKLFDEFSRIEAIKVAIKKENPPIAGHYKAVGIELERQR from the coding sequence ATGGATAAAATAATATTAGACGGTTGTCGATTTTACGGCTATCATGGAGCCTTTCAAGAAGAACAAACCCTTGGACAGATTTTCTTGGTTGATTTAGAACTAGCAGTAGATTTACAAGCAGCCTCTTTGTCAGATGAATTGGCTGATACTGTTCATTATGGTATGGTTTTTGAGAGTGTTCGCCAGTTGGTAGAAGGGGAAACATTTACCTTGATTGAATGTTTAGCAGGTGCGATTTGTGAAAAACTTTTTGACGAATTTTCACGGATTGAAGCCATTAAAGTAGCCATCAAAAAAGAAAACCCACCGATCGCAGGACATTACAAGGCAGTTGGTATTGAATTGGAGAGGCAGCGATGA